In the genome of Vicia villosa cultivar HV-30 ecotype Madison, WI linkage group LG7, Vvil1.0, whole genome shotgun sequence, one region contains:
- the LOC131617848 gene encoding mitochondrial fission 1 protein A-like — protein MIPFLANVGQFFSRKEILPSCDSYIIAGCERDVEEAKKQPFAYDSTQQCLIRLLWALVHSKRPEEVKRGIEMVQSSLPWTSAPLQKRDRFYLLAVGYYKTREYSKCRDHLQKCLEITPDWMQALTLEKKALKEDRKGLGLGFSVLCIVMTVTSIIAKHKSRKE, from the exons ATGATCCCATTCCTTGCCAACGTTGGTCAATTCTTCTCCCGCAAAGAAATTCTTCCCTCCTGCGATTCCTACATCATCGCT GGATGTGAAAGAGATGTTGAAGAGGCTAAGAAACAACCCTTCGCTTATGATTCTACGCAACAGTGTCTGATACGTTTATTATGGGCTCTTGTCCACTCAAAACGTCCAGAAGAGGTGAAGCGTGGGATCGAAATGGTTCAGT CGTCATTACCTTGGACAAGCGCTCCTCTGCAGAAAAGGGATAGGTTTTATCTTCTGGCTGTTGGATATTATAAAACTCGTGAATATTCAAAGTGTAGGGATCATCTTCAGAAATGCCTAGAG ATTACACCTGACTGGATGCAGGCATTGACACTTGAGAAGAAGGCGCTTAAGGAAGATAGAAAAG GCCTTGGTCTTGGCTTTAGTGTACTTTGTATTGTAATGACTGTTACTAGCATTATTGCAAAACACAAGTCTCGTAAGGAGTGA
- the LOC131615900 gene encoding probable magnesium transporter NIPA7, translated as MGLSKENVTGLILALASSVFIGSSFIIKKQGLRRAASAFGVRAGVGGYYYLLEPLWWVGMITMIVGEVANFVAYAFAPAVLVTPLGALSIIVSAVLADIILKERLHKLGILGCVMCIAGSFIIVIHAPKEEPITSVLQIWNMATQPAFLAYAGSVIVLVFILVLHCAPRCGHTNVLVFTGICSLMGSLSVMSVKALGTSLKLTFEGKNQLIYPETWFFVFVVAICVVMQMNYLNKALDTFNTAIVSPIYYVMFTTLTIVASIIMFKDWDGQSFSTIVSEICGFIVVLSGTIMLHLTRDFERSHSFRGSMPTSPTLSVRLYTGNGDLLLKEDEEEESPDNTC; from the exons ATGGGTCTGTCGAAAGAGAATGTAACAGGTCTTATTCTTGCGTTGGCGTCAAGTGTGTTCATTGGGTCAAGCTTTATCATTAAGAAACAAGGTCTTAGAAGAGCAGCTTCTGCTTTTGGTGTTAGGGCTG GTGTTGGTGGGTATTATTATCTATTGGAACCACTATGGTGGGTGGGGATGATCACAA TGATTGTTGGAGAGGTTGCGAACTTTGTCGCGTATGCTTTTGCTCCCGCCGTTCTAGTTACCCCTCTCGGTGCATTAAGTATTATCGTTAG TGCTGTTTTGGCTGACATAATTCTGAAAGAGAGGCTACATAAGCTTGGGATATTAGGCTGTGTAATGTGCATTGCTGGTTCTTTCATTATTGTTATCCATGCTCCTAAGGAAGAACCTATCACGTCGGTTCTGCAGATATGGAATATGGCTACTCAACCAG CATTTCTAGCGTATGCCGGATCTGTAATAGTATTGGTGTTCATTCTGGTTCTCCATTGTGCGCCAAGATGTGGACATACTAATGTGCTGGTTTTTACCGGCATTTGTTCATTGATGGGTTCCCTCTCT GTGATGAGTGTCAAAGCACTAGGAACTTCTTTGAAATTAACCTTTGAAGGGAAAAATCAGTTAATTTATCCAGAGACATGGTTTTTCGTGTTCGTTGTGGCTATATGCGTCGTCATGCAAATGAATTATCTTAACAAG GCTCTTGACACCTTCAACACGGCAATCGTGTCTCCTATATACTATGTCATGTTTACGACGCTTACAATAGTGGCCAGCATTATAATGTTCAAG GATTGGGATGGCCAAAGTTTTTCGACTATTGTATCAGAAATATGTGGCTTTATTGTTGTACTCTCTGGCACAATAATGTTACATCTGACGAGGGACTTCGAGCGAAGCCATTCTTTTAGAGGTAGCATGCCTACGTCGCCTACATTATCCGTCCGGCTTTATACCGGAAACGGAGACTTGTTACTcaaggaagatgaagaagaggaaTCTCCTGATAATACATGCTAA
- the LOC131615901 gene encoding mitochondrial fission 1 protein A-like codes for MAKLEAKLGMIVDKVGQFFSGSDHLPSCDSDIIAGCEREVAEAEKQPSSDKSMQESLLRLSWALVHSKRPDDVQRGIAMLQSSLPSMVDPLQQRENLYLLAVGYYRSGDYSKSRDLVEKCLEIAPDWRQALTLETAISERITKDGVIGLGIAATVAATAVGLIAGGIAAAASRKR; via the exons ATGGCGAAACTTGAAGCTAAGCTAGGAATGATCGTTGACAAAGTCGGTCAATTCTTCTCCGGCTCCGACCATCTTCCCTCCTGCGATTCCGATATCATCGCC GGATGTGAAAGAGAGGTTGCTGAGGCTGAGAAACAACCCTCCTCTGATAAGTCTATGCAAGAATCTCTCTTGCGTTTATCATGGGCTCTTGTTCACTCTAAACGTCCAGATGATGTGCAGCGTGGCATAGCAATGCTTCAAT CATCGTTACCTAGTATGGTAGACCCGCTGCAGCAGAgggagaatctttatcttctggcTGTTGGATATTATAGAAGTGGTGACTATTCAAAGAGTAGGGATCTTGTTGAAAAATGCCTTGAG ATTGCACCTGACTGGAGGCAGGCATTGACACTTGAGACGGCGATTTCGGAACGGATTACAAAAG ATGGTGTCATTGGCTTGGGCATTGCTGCAACTGTTGCTGCAACTGCTGTTGGACTCATTGCAGGTGGGATTGCGGCAGCTGCATCTCGTAAAAGGTGA
- the LOC131617847 gene encoding serine--glyoxylate aminotransferase-like, protein MDPFYAHGRNHLFVPGPTNIPEEVIRAMNRNNENHRSPVIPALTKTLLVDIKKIFKTTSGIPFLIPTTGTGAWESALTNTCSPRDRIVSFLIGQFSHLWIEQQKQLNFNVDVVESEWGQGADLDILASKIASDKTHTIKAICIVHNETTTGVTNDLTKVRKILDEFNHPALIIVDAVSSIGALDFRMDEWGVDVVVTSSQKALSLPTGMGIVCAGPKAIEASKSAKSVRGFFDWNGYLKCYKSETYWPYTPSIQLLYGLRAALDLIFEEGYENVILRHNRLAKATRLAVEAWGLKNCCQKEEWYSASVTAVVVPPNIDSGEIVNRAWKKYNLSLGVGLNKVARKVFRIGHIGHLNELQLLGCLAGVEMTLKDVGYPVKLGSGVAAACAYLQNNTPIIPSRI, encoded by the exons ATGGATCCTTTTTATGCACATGGAAGAAACCATCTCTTTGTTCCTGGTCCTACCAACATTCCTGAAGAAGTTATTCGCGCGATGAACCGAAACAATGAAAATCATCGTTCTCCCGTGATACCAGCATTGACAAAAACTTTACTTGTTGATatcaagaaaattttcaaaaccacTTCAGGAATTCCTTTTCTCATTCCCACAACAG GTACTGGTGCGTGGGAGAGTGCGTTGACAAATACGTGTTCTCCTAGGGATCGTATTGTATCTTTTTTGATTGGTCAATTCAGTCATCTTTGGATTGAGCAACAAAAACAGCTCAACTTTAATGTTGATGTTGTGGAAAGTGAATGGGGTCAAGGTGCTGATCTTGATATTCTGGCGTCGAAAATTGCATCTGATAAAACACATACCATAAAAGCAATTTGCATTGTTCACAACGAGACGACAACTGGAGTCACAAATGATTTAACCAAAGTGAGAAAAATTCTTGATGAATTCAACCATCCAGCACTTATTATTGTTGATGCGGTTTCTTCTATTGGTGCTCTCGATTTTCGCATGGACGAATGGGGAGTCGATGTGGTTGTGACTAGCTCGCAGAAAGCTCTTTCTCTTCCTACTGGAATGGGAATTGTTTGTGCAGGTCCTAAAGCCATTGAGGCTTCGAAATCTGCTAAGTCGGTTAGAGGTTTTTTTGATTGGAATGGTTACCTGAAATGCTACAAGTCGGAAACTTATTGGCCTTACACTCCTTCCATTCAGTTGCTATATGGTTTAAGGGCAGCTCTTGATTTGATCTTTGAGGAAGGATATGAAAATGTGATTTTAAGACACAATCGTTTAGCCAAAGCAACTAG GCTTGCAGTTGAGGCATGGGGATTGAAGAATTGCTGCCAAAAGGAGGAGTGGTATAGTGCTAGTGTGACTGCTGTTGTGGTTCCTCCTAACATTGATAGTGGTGAAATAGTGAATAGGGCTTGGAAGAAATACAATTTAAGCTTAGGAGTTGGATTAAACAAAGTTGCTAGAAAGGTTTTTAGGATTGGACATATTGGCCATTTGAATGag TTGCAACTTTTGGGATGTCTCGCTGGTGTGGAGATGACACTGAAAGATGTAGGTTATCCAGTAAAGCTTGGAAGTGGAGTTGCTGCTGCATGTGCTTATTTACAGAACAATACTCCTATTATTCCTTCTAGGATTTAA